gaaatatcaCTGAGAAATCCTAGTACAGAAGAATCGGACGTGAACCATGAAGAGTTATACTCggaaataaatacatttttaagaatGGAAGCTTCGGCGGAATCGAAAGATGCACTGGAAATTTTGAAGTATATTACGGCAAATTCTTTAATCgaaatttttccaaatttatttattgccCTACGAATTTTACTAACTTCCCCTATTTCAGTGGCAAGCGCAGAGAggtcatttttcaaattaaaactcataaaaaactatttacgtTCCACTATGGGTCAAGACCGCTTATCTGCATTAGCTTTAATTtccattgaaaataaaataagtcgGTCCTTGGACTGTTCTGATTTAATTGATGAGTTTGCGTCTTTAAAAGTCAGAAAGGTTAAGTTTTAAGTCAATGTAATCGATCCTCCTAAAATCtgcgaaaaaaataaatggtatcGCATTTTGAGTAGTCTTATTAGTGCATCttcatccaaaataaaaaaaaatacttaatgtaCATTTAAAACCTATGTACGTTTTTTGCTTTGTTACGTTCTAATAAATATCCAAAACACAATAGAACAcaagaattaaaaacttaactaaTATAATAGAAAACGTGCCTATGGCCTCGAATATGGTAAATCCGCCACTGAATGAATGAGTTTATTTATTACACCGTACACTTCAAGTTTTTTCATAAGTTTACACCAAATTTTTACACAAGTGTACACGACATCAGTGACTAAATTAATATCTAAAGTTTTATACCGGTTATTAGTTGACTCTATACCAGTTATTACTAGAAGAATTTTGAGCGTAGATCTTTTGGATAAAAAGCCGTGTTATTAGATTAATTGTTATTAAGATAATCAACGATATTTGAACTGACAATACTTTCCACGACACGACAGCTAGTACATGAAAGGAAGATAGATCTATCATTGTTAGCATCTGAATTacatccttttttaaaaataggggaAACTGAAGCTGAAAGCCAATGTTTTGGAAACGAGCTTGACCTAAAACCTGATTCGAATATATACAAAAGCggaatatatattatatatggtaactgttttaaaagtatatttagtATACCGTCAGGTCCAAATGATTTGCTAGATTTTAGattatttggtttttaataaactaattaatctAAAATCTATTATCATTTTTTGCTGAAAAATCTACGAAATCCATCGTAATATATTAACTAACAATAGTATTTGTTTTAGACAACTTTTTCGTCATCTACCGTAAAGACACATCAAACGTGTTTGTTAAATACTTCAGCAATTTCAACATTGGTAGTAGTAAAGCTGTTATTGGTTTTtagagtatttattttttttaaggttgtgtagatttttatttacgtaactAAAAAGCTTACTAGAGTTATTTTCTTTgataagttttagttttttagttccACAATTTTATGCACCTTTTATTTACCTATTTAGCCATTTTGAAGTTTATCATAGCCTTGTTTATGTGTGTTACTTTTACTCTTGTTATTTTTATGGAGTATTTATATTCACTAAACAGTTGAGGATTTAATTAGAAATGTTTCCTTTTCTCAGTCGCTGTGAAAAACATTGCTCACAAAAAGTTACAAAGTTAGACTTTTTACGATAATCacacttatttatatttatctctCTTCCTTTTCGACTTAGATGTTAATTTTACTGCTCTTTCAACAGACTGAGAATGGTTgggaaaatctaaatttttatgtagttaAGCTAAATATTGTTGGGGACTCAATCTAAATCTCAccaatgaaaacaaaaaaatcccGAAAGGTTGTATCAAAATAATAGTAAAGTAATAAAGTAATGTCTTCTTTTactattcttattttaaaaacttggttGAGGGTTCGATTtcttatttaagtatttttatcctGCAacatccaaatttttttttctaaatcaactTATGATTTTCCTTATAGATTAGTAAAACATTACTTTGAATCCCGCTATCCAGAAGCATGACTGAATGGTTTTATATAGGAGTAGACAAGGATCTTTGTATTGACTAGAACGTTTTATAGCAAACTACATTACATAATGATCTTGTACAATATACTTAGTTACTGCTCATAATTCAAGAGATGGCTCCTTAGTTTTAACGTATGGCATCATTATTCTTAGAGCCAAAGTaataacgttaaataaatttgatttgatttgatttttttaacggACATTAACCTATCCCTCTGGATGTGGTTATGGCACTCAATGACCTATTGACTACGCTGACAATCATGCACACGTTCATTTGGAAGCTCCAAATGTACGTCAAATCAGCGTTCCCTCACTATATTCTTGGATCTGATACCTCACTTCATTGTAAATCATTCCAAAACAGTATGGGGTCGTAACTCTTTTGGCTAAGAGGGATGGATTGCAGCCTACAATGACTAATGTGTATGTTTgaataattgaaatttattcTATAAGTCTTACGTCTGGCTTTGATGTGTTAGCCCATAAGCGCATGAAGTGAGTGTGCTTATTTTTCTATTCACCTCATTTGAAAGTGAACGTAACCATACTAGACGACCAAATGGAACATACTTATGTACTACATCATTATACTTGAAGACACCAACAGTCTCTAAAATCAGTAgatcaaacattttttctttgttgcaTATATTCTACACACAGAGTGACTATAGTCTTAGTTGTTTCTCCCCATGTCTTCTTAGCGTCCATTCTTCGTTCTTCTACTTCAAAAAAGTCTTGCCACAAATGTTgtattttcttatgatttttaatttaattattttcagttaaaaataatataccctttttcatttattttcttcttAGATCAAACAAGCTATTAGgtaattgaaattatttaataattaaatgacAATAACTTGTATCTTTTCTTTGATTATACACTAAAGTTTGCACATTTTAGTAAACGAAGAATAGaaagttataaaattcttaataGTAGAAAAGTgctcaataatttaaaaacttaattaaaatttatatatttaaaaagtacacGGGAAAAAACGGCATAGTcgcatttaaaaagttataataaagtatttatgaaCCATTTATAAAAGTCATTGAATAAagttatggaaaaaaatttttaataaaagttacaaatattttattaaaaatgttaacttcAGATAAATTattcaagaaatatttttttttaggtcacTTCTATGCTTtatatgaaaacttttataaatgattaatatatacgattaatttaaatttataaatgattagTATATAcgattaaactttaataaatgattaatgtatatatatatatatatatatatatatatatatatataatatatatatatatatatatacatatatatatatatatatatatatatatatatataatatatatatatatatatatgaatttatatatatatatatatatatatatatatatatatatataaatatatatatatatgaatatatatatatatatatatatatatatatatatatatatatatatatatatatatatatatatatatatatatatatatatatatgaatttatatatatatatatgaatttatatatatatatatatatatgtatatatatatatatatatatttatatatatgtatatatatatatatatatatatatgtatatatatatatatataaatatatatatatatatatatatatatatatgaatttataatatatatatatatatatatatatatgaatttatatatatatatatgaatttatatatatatatatatatatatatatatatatatatatgtatatatatatatgtatatatatatttatgtatatatgtatatatatatatatatatatatatatatatataatatatactatatatatatatatatatatatatatatatatatatatatatatatatatatatatgtatatatatatatatgtatgtatatatgtatatatatatacatatatatatatatatatatatatatatatatatatatatttatatatatatatatatatatacacacttatatatatatttgtatatatatacatctatttatattttagatttactaAATGATGGTGAAAGTTTGAttcctaaaaataatatagcTGCAATATTACCATTACTGGAAAAAAcatattcagttttatttaaacttaagccaatattgtttgctactgaGTATACAAATGTCATTCATTTGACTACGGGAATTGACTATGGAGAATATGGAGGTAGAACTCCTGCTATATTTTTCACAAACGATGGTTCAGGAAGATTGTATATTTGCTCTGCAGTAAATCTTTATACAGGTCCTTACCCTCTATTTGTTTCCGAACCTTTACCGCTAAATAAATGGTCGAGTATTCGATTAATGCAGTTTCAAAATAACGGAAAATACACATTTGTAGTGTTTATAAATGAAGTAAatgtttatagtataaataatcaaaaccCACAATCCTTTCAAAACGTTAAAGTCTATATCTCAAATCCGTGGCATAAGGTCCAAGATGGGTTTATTAAAGATCTGAGAATCATAAATGGAAATCGGGGTAagtatactattttaaaaatatacttcaaACTTAGTTTAGTAAATTGAAAATAGTCATTACTTTTaagcataataaatataaatgcaatagaaaaatctatttttttaatttgtggtTATCCATCAGAGTTTTGTTCTCATGGCGATACTTGCTCTGTTtttcatatatgcatataattatatatatatatatatatatatatatatatatatatatatatatatatatatatatatatatatatataaatatatatatatatatatacatatatatatatatatatatatatatatatatatatatatatatatatatataaatttatatatatatacatgtatatatgcatatatatatatgcatatatatatatatatatatatatatatatatatatatatatatatatatatatatatgtatatatacatgtatatatatatatatatatatatatttatatatatatatatatataaatgtatatatacatttatatgtatatatgtatatatatatatatatatatatatatatatatatatatatatttgtatatatgtatatatatatatatttacatatatgtatatatattttcatataaaaaagagtAAAGTTTTTCTGTAGTGCTTAATTAAATGGATAGTGTCCTCagtaatttctaaaataatataaaattgcataaatgtgcattcatttttattgttaattttagaaAACCAATCTATAACATCAGTAGTATTTTTCCACTGATTTTTACCCCTCAATTACAGcagaaattttagataaaacaatagAGTTTGGAAAAtcccatttaaaaattactgaGAAAACTATCCGTGTAATTAAGCACTGCAGAAAAACTTTACACTATTTTAATAAGGAAACGTGGAAGAAAAAAACCACGCACGAATGCTTTGATGTAACAATGGGAAGTTACGACGGACCAGAAATTTGCGAATTTGtaggtttatatattttatatacccTCGCTAAAATAATCCAAACTAATCAATTAGGTCTTTATCGCGACGCCGGTTTAATAATAATCCAGAAAAAATCAGGGCTACAACtcgataaattagaaaatatattattaaactttttaaaaacattggcttccaaattgaaataaacataaatttaaaaatagtgatttttcttgatgtcacatttaacctctcAGAAAGTTTCTATAAGCCCTACAAAAAACCTGATGacgaattattgtatattaatgtGAATTCGAACCATTCCCCTCAAATTCTAAACAAATTCCAATTTCAATTAACTATAGGCTAAACTAAAACTCttctaatgaaaatatatttaactccTCTAAAGGCGTTTATTaagatgcccttaaaaaaagtggCTTTCAAAAATTCGagctaaaatttgaaaagaaaattgcaaaaaagCGTAATAGAAATAGAAACATAATTTGGTTCAACACCCCGTacagcaaaaatgtttcaacaaatattggtaaaatttttcaaaaattagtagACAAGCATTTTCCTCCCTCTAACAAATTACataagatttttaacaaaaataccattaaagtaagttatagtttatacaaaaattttaaaaaaattataaaaggccACAACTACGCGTTAATTAATAAATGTGaacatataaaagaaaaaaacactgattattgtaattgtaaacaaaaattagattGCCCTCTAAATGGAAAATGccttttgaaaaatgtaatttacaagTGTTTCCTCACAAAATAACCATGATAAAGAATATATTGGCTTAACCGAGGGAGAATGGATAAAACGTTATGCCAACCACAAACAATCGTttgaacacaaaaaatattcaaaagagactatgctgtcaaaatatatttgggatttaaaagaaaaaaagaaaaatttttatttacaatggTCTATTCTAAAATCTGCCTCTGcctataataacatttctaaaaaatgtatGCTATGTttgcaagaaaaatttgaaataattacttatttaaatcagaaaagtttattaaataagaaatctgaattaatttctaaatgtaCACACGAAAATAAATCCcccttaaaaaattatataaacaaatgacCAAATTAAACTATCCCCATtccaaagaaatttatttaataattactttctGTAACTTCCcgttaaccaaaaaaaatatagcaattaaaaatttttttatttttatttttagttataataatttataactttctgtgaaatatttttttctataaattgaattttttttgagattaaGTAACTCTTCCTGATGATCCAGCAATTGTGAAAGTTAGAGTTGAAGAAAAaagttagataagtgttttttactaatttattgctctgttctttaagaacattaagaACTCTATGTGTAAACTACGCTAAcgtaatttacatatatatatatatatatatatatatatatatatatatatatatatatatatatatatatatatatatatatatatatatatatatttatatgaagaGTTCACGGGAAAAACGGCAgttacatttaaaacttttttagaaagtatatattaatcagttataaaagtttcatataaAACATAGAAGTAAGTAAGAAAAAGTTATCTTTTGATTATATTATCTggagtttacatttttaataaaatatttataacttttattaaaaattttcgttcctaactttatacaaaaacttttataaatgattCATAAATactttcttaaaactttttaaatgcaaCTATGCCGTTTTTCTCATGTActctttatatgtatatatacatatatatatacggggggtgcaaaaaaaaagccacactcaatttttaataaaaaaaataacaaaaaatgtcttCAATTCAAATAACAAAAGTAATCGAGGacaatttttatagaaataaatataatattactgtatattacaaaaaatgaaaagaaattagGATTTGCAAAggatttttcaagttttagttGTAGTAGTACTACATTGGTCATCCTTTGTTTCTTACAACTTCTGCGCATCTAGAAGGCATATTGTCTATAAGTCTTTTTAATAAGCCATTTTTCATTGCATTCCAAACAGCAAGAAGAATTTGAAACAGCTCATCTTCATTTGCTGCATTATGATCTTTCAATTTTCTATTCAACGTAGACCTGCGGTTTTCTATCAAATTTAAATCCAGAAACTTGTGCTGGCTAAGACATATATGGTATCAATTTAGATTCTAGATATCTTTTATTCAACCGTGCTGCATGTTTGGGAATTGTTATTTGGTGAAAAGATTTAGTTACCATTACGGAAAAGTTCTTCTTTACCTGGTCCAagtttattaagtaaaatattgtGAAACAAATGCAGGTTCATAGTACCCTCCACCAGATAATGCTTTCCAACTTTGTGCTTACTAAAAGAACCCCAATAATATCAATCTATATCATGACATGTTTAATGGTTGACTTGCATTATAGGAGGTTAAACCTTTCCCCAATTAATTACCAGCAGTGAGgttaactattataaaataacacaaaagGAGACTCATTGCTCCAAATAACTTAACTCCGTTGTTCACATCTTTGTGCTCAATGCACCACTTTAACctttttttgcaattgatttcACTAGCAAAGGtagtttttacttgttatcTTGCAAAAAACTCACCTTCTTCTTTTATCTGTCAAGATGCTGTCCATTTTCAGATATTAATAAGgttcaaatttagttttatctcaGAACATGTAgtttaaacaatcttttttgaAAGCATAAAGAATACAGCAAGCTTCCTCTTTTGAATTGTTAGACTTTCTCCCAGATCCTGTAGACCTTTAAGCAGTAAAAGTGTGTTTATATTTCTTCACCAAGCTGCTATTCGCTAAGTTTTGTCGTTTAAAACGTTTTCCAATGCTCTCCTTGTAAGGCTCTCCTTGGTCATCAACTTCAATAACTTGTCCAATTTCAAAATCCGTTAGttgttttctaaattattatctattttaatccactttttttaaagatttcaattatatatatatatatatatatatatatatatatatatatatattatatatatatatatatataaattatgttagtgtattttaCAAGCAGAGTGCTCAATATTCTAAGAGAGCAGagcaataaattagtaaaaacacttatctaatttttgatTACTTCATCACTGtgtttcaccatcagtaggttcatcaggaagaatCCAGAAAGAATATttcttcctgatgaacctactgatggtgaaacaCAGTGTTGAAGTAatcaaaaattagataagtgtttttactaatttatatatatatatatatttatatatatatatatatatatatatatatatatatatatatatatatgtatatatatacaatatatatatatatatatacatatatatatatatatatatatatatatatatatatatatatatatatatatatatatgtatatatatatatatatatatatatatttatataatgcattattttgtaataaagtaaTCAGTTCAATCAGTAATCAAGTGATTAAAATGAGTTCAAAATGGGTTTACAAACAACCTAGCGGAACATTGCTGCAAACTCAAAATTATCAATTCGTATGTAGACGACTGCAAttaaggtaaatttttttttttgttcttgtttatctttttgcttttttttatacaaattatatatatataaattatataaatatatatatatatatatatatatatatatatatatatatatatatatatatatatatgtatatatatatatatatatatatatatatatatatgtatatatatatatacacacacagtatcctttaaaaaaatgggacaggatgattttttaaaaaaaagcaaaaaaaaaaagcaaaattttctcaattatttttaattttattttaaatatgtctaatAGTAACTTCTATTACACATCTGTcgttaaaaatagtttcaaagttaaaaaaactgatGGATTTTCAAAGGGCACAGCATCATAAATTcacatattaaacaaaattgataattttttgtttttctagttaATTATAATGTTGCTGCTCCGAATCTgttggtaataaaaaattttgacacgTGGTTTAATATATAAAGGTCCCAAAAGGGAAcccataaaaaaacttttttccaaaaaaaaacatatcacttattaatttttgtttgttttctttttgttttctatttgttcTTTAGAAGTTgcgttaataaaaaaaaattaaacttttgattaTGAGGAAAAGTAACTTTGGGGCAGTGGCTTACCTTGTGTTTATCCggatatttatgatatttatgaaaaatttccaaataagtttaaattgaCTGCAATGGTTCTAGCAAAAACGTTATGAAGcaccttataaataaaattttttttttttttttatggtcaaaaatctgtataataaaattaaaataaaatgcaattaaattcttttaattttaattttttttctataaaaattaccaaaacttgatttttaatttttatacatttttggaTGAAAtagaagataaatttttaataattcgaTATATTTATCCTCGTGGCTTTTAGGGACCGCtagaaatttccaaaaatatctaaaatagatataaaatgaGCGTAATTGTGCCTGTAAAAAAGATATgaagcagttttttaaaaaattatgatttttattttaaggccaaaaaactgtaaaacatcattagctttatttaaaaaaaaaaaagtctgttgTTGGGGAATTTAAAGGTCATTAGACATTTGTTGGACTCGACTTGGAATAGACATTTATTGGATATTTTTTGGACTTGACATCGGAATGTTGTTGGACAATGGAGTGTTGTTGcctaaattaaattacaaaacttttattttagcttttttaacaatttaaaacaataaaaagtattatattttttaaatttattgaaaataagttctaaaaaaaattaattactaagatttggttcaaaaaacttgaataaaaatataaaaaaaatactaacatcGGTTTCAATTAActagattaattttaaatttaaactagttttcctatgagattttatttcatctccacatttaaaatatttttttatgatatatttataactcATATCTGCTTTATAGTCAATTATGATTCTAAAAAAACGACCCTAAAGTTTATCGTTGACATCACGTTTTTCGTAATTTTCTTTTGACTCAAGCAGTCATTGATTAATTAACACTCCATTATTACTTtgatcattgattttttttaaatgatttttctgTTGAGCTCAATACATTTCTATTGGGTTGAGCTCACAATGAAAATTAGGAATATGGATTATTTTTACGTCCGTCTTATACTTTTTGTTGTGCTCTTGAACTAACTTAAATCTTTTCGCAAAATATTAATGAGGCGATGCTTTTATTCTTAAGTCAGGAAGCAGATTGTCTGAGATTTTTATGTGTAAGTCAATAATTTCTAactctttttataacaaaaacataaaccAATAGAAACACCATCGGAGTCAAAACAGTTAATTGTCTTTTCAACACCTTTATCGAGCCATTTTAGTTTCTTTACTGGACTAGTTTTACCAGGTAACTTTTCAAAcatatttatatctaataacgCTTTTGTATGTGTGGTTGCATATGCAACCACACTTTATACGCATCTGATGTCTATTTTTAATGCGCGTGTGACACGATAAAATGGCTTACAAATATTCGTAAATAATGAGTATTCTGGAAAGTTTTAAATGCGCATGTAATACCAGGAAAATATCGTATTGAATATTTTCTGGTTATCGTGTTTTAAACGTGTTTACAAGAGTTTCAAATACGAGTTTGATACTCAATAGGCGTCGTATTGTATACCTGACTTTATATGCATCTAATGCGTATTTCTAATGCGTGTTCGACACGATAAAATGGCTAACATACATACCACATCAATACGTATTTAAACGAGTTTCTAATGCGCATTTACAACTAAATTTGCCGATTGGGtactatctaaaaaattaaatacacgTATAAAACAC
This portion of the Hydra vulgaris chromosome 13, alternate assembly HydraT2T_AEP genome encodes:
- the LOC136089446 gene encoding uncharacterized protein LOC136089446, coding for MEFIQKKKINFLYAYFKIWLFIIVTLTCETLDLLNDGESLIPKNNIAAILPLLEKTYSVLFKLKPILFATEYTNVIHLTTGIDYGEYGGRTPAIFFTNDGSGRLYICSAVNLYTGPYPLFVSEPLPLNKWSSIRLMQFQNNGKYTFVVFINEVNVYSINNQNPQSFQNVKVYISNPWHKVQDGFIKDLRIINGNRVISSISNQVIKMSSKWVYKQPSGTLLQTQNYQFVCRRLQLRQQSPCYQQEILSGIVTFLPIQVMDIIGYDSNTALIYGITKRNNFIEVNLNKKKAIVISSEKCSSVKVCNQPFDAK